Proteins encoded together in one uncultured Desulfosarcina sp. window:
- a CDS encoding prepilin-type N-terminal cleavage/methylation domain-containing protein: MKPSQAAQKHYLKCDERAFTLIEMVVVTALIAIMLMVAIPRLSGGLLSDGDGETARWIIATVSHLKEKSVTEQKTYLLNVSPDIQRFWVTVDGMAETDASSARDEGYRLPRGIRIDHVAFSSDERISSGSIPIGFYPQGYSDKAVIRLRTNDGERLSFFIEPFLAGAELVKGSQGW; encoded by the coding sequence ATGAAACCGAGCCAAGCCGCACAAAAGCATTATCTTAAATGCGACGAACGGGCGTTCACCCTGATCGAAATGGTCGTAGTAACCGCCCTGATCGCCATCATGCTCATGGTGGCGATTCCCCGTCTGAGTGGTGGTCTTCTCTCCGACGGCGACGGCGAAACCGCCCGCTGGATCATCGCCACCGTCAGCCACCTCAAGGAGAAGTCCGTCACTGAACAAAAGACCTATCTGCTCAACGTCTCGCCCGACATCCAGCGGTTCTGGGTCACCGTAGACGGCATGGCGGAAACGGATGCGAGCAGCGCGCGGGACGAGGGCTATCGGCTTCCCCGTGGAATCCGCATCGATCACGTGGCCTTTTCCTCCGACGAACGGATTTCCAGCGGGTCGATTCCCATCGGCTTTTATCCCCAGGGATACTCGGACAAGGCGGTCATCCGTCTGAGAACCAATGACGGCGAGCGCCTCTCCTTTTTCATCGAACCTTTCCTGGCCGGCGCCGAACTGGTCAAAGGAAGCCAGGGATGGTAA
- the gspF gene encoding type II secretion system inner membrane protein GspF: MPVFDYQALDPKGKTVTGIIDADGAAAARQKIRDMGSFPVNVKEVTGGETSDKARGASLSGLFSRVTPAHVSLWTRQLATLTGAGFPLVSALTTLVSQTKTQGFAKIAARVKDSIVEGNSFASALTLYPKVFSQIYINMVRAGETSGTLEIVLQRLADIMEKQQELKSRIQTAMAYPILMTAVGTLVLFFLMTFVVPNITTIFEDMNQALPAPTRFLIGASDLFKSYWWLLVIAAVAALVALKMFRKTERGLVTTDRMLLATPVVGSMVKKIAVARFARTLGSLLENGVTMLPALEIVRNITGNVIISGLIEEASDEVEKGQGLGVSLAADAVFPDLAVQMVQVGEQSGELEPMLYKIADVYENEVQASIMSMMAMLEPIMILVMAVVVLFIVLSICLPIFEMNQLVG; encoded by the coding sequence ATGCCCGTTTTTGACTACCAGGCCCTGGACCCCAAGGGCAAAACCGTCACCGGCATCATCGATGCCGACGGTGCTGCGGCAGCCCGGCAGAAAATCCGCGACATGGGCAGCTTTCCGGTCAACGTCAAGGAAGTCACCGGAGGCGAAACCAGCGATAAGGCGCGCGGGGCCTCTTTATCCGGCCTTTTCAGCCGTGTGACGCCGGCCCATGTCAGCCTGTGGACCCGGCAGTTGGCCACCCTGACCGGCGCCGGCTTTCCGCTGGTCAGCGCCCTGACCACGCTGGTTTCCCAGACCAAAACCCAGGGCTTTGCCAAGATCGCCGCCCGCGTAAAAGATTCCATCGTCGAGGGCAACAGCTTTGCCTCGGCCCTGACCCTCTACCCGAAAGTCTTTTCCCAGATTTACATCAACATGGTGCGCGCCGGGGAAACCTCGGGGACCCTGGAAATCGTCCTCCAGCGTCTGGCCGATATCATGGAAAAGCAGCAGGAACTCAAATCCCGGATCCAGACCGCCATGGCCTACCCCATCCTCATGACGGCCGTGGGCACCCTGGTGCTGTTTTTCCTGATGACCTTCGTGGTCCCAAACATCACCACTATTTTCGAAGACATGAACCAGGCCCTGCCGGCGCCGACCCGTTTTCTCATTGGGGCCAGCGACCTGTTTAAAAGCTACTGGTGGCTGCTGGTAATCGCGGCGGTGGCGGCCCTGGTGGCATTGAAGATGTTCCGGAAAACCGAACGCGGTCTGGTCACCACGGACCGCATGCTGCTGGCAACGCCCGTCGTCGGTTCGATGGTCAAGAAAATCGCGGTGGCCCGTTTCGCCCGCACCCTGGGATCACTGCTGGAAAACGGCGTGACCATGCTGCCGGCCCTGGAGATCGTCAGAAACATCACCGGCAACGTGATTATCTCAGGTCTCATCGAAGAGGCCTCCGATGAAGTGGAGAAAGGCCAGGGGCTGGGCGTTTCTCTGGCCGCCGACGCGGTCTTTCCCGATCTGGCCGTGCAGATGGTCCAGGTAGGCGAGCAGTCCGGCGAACTGGAGCCCATGCTCTACAAGATCGCCGACGTCTACGAGAACGAGGTCCAGGCTTCCATCATGAGCATGATGGCCATGCTGGAGCCGATCATGATCCTGGTCATGGCCGTGGTGGTGCTGTTTATCGTTCTCTCCATCTGCCTGCCGATTTTCGAGATGAACCAACTGGTAGGATAA
- a CDS encoding IS110 family transposase yields the protein MTTYAGIDLHSNNIFLGIIDSENKRLFSQRLANKLNVIKEALRPFKQALAGIAVESTFNWYWLVDGLQDAGYKMHLANPSAIKQYEGIKHRDDRSDAFWLAQMLMLGILPEGYIYPEKDRPTRDLLRRRMLYVQQRTAHVLSLKGMAQRSLGGTISTNRIKTLKPEDAENIFKQRHLSLAGSNAIATIRFLSSQIRSIEKEVLRYLKIKPEFDHLLTMPGIGNILAMTIMLEVGDINRFPKAGNYASYCRCVKSERLSNEKKKGVGNRKNGNKYLAWAYVEAANFAIRYNPKAARFYDRKAARTNNTVARKALANKMARASYYIMRDRVAYDEKKIFK from the coding sequence ATGACAACATATGCCGGAATCGATCTTCATTCAAACAATATTTTTCTCGGGATCATCGACAGTGAAAACAAGAGGCTTTTCAGTCAACGTTTGGCCAACAAGCTCAACGTCATTAAGGAAGCCTTGAGGCCATTCAAACAGGCCCTGGCCGGTATCGCAGTCGAATCAACCTTCAACTGGTATTGGCTGGTCGACGGGCTTCAAGATGCCGGATACAAGATGCATTTGGCAAATCCATCGGCGATCAAGCAGTACGAAGGGATCAAACACAGGGATGACAGGTCCGATGCCTTCTGGTTGGCTCAAATGCTCATGCTGGGGATATTGCCCGAAGGCTATATCTACCCTGAAAAGGATCGTCCAACACGGGATTTGCTGCGCCGAAGAATGTTATATGTCCAACAGCGAACAGCCCATGTTCTCAGCTTAAAAGGCATGGCACAACGGAGTCTTGGAGGGACCATTTCGACCAATAGAATAAAAACCCTGAAGCCGGAAGACGCAGAAAATATTTTCAAGCAGAGGCATCTGTCTTTGGCCGGCAGCAATGCCATTGCCACGATTCGCTTTTTGTCGTCTCAAATCCGTTCCATCGAAAAAGAAGTCCTTCGATATTTGAAGATAAAACCGGAGTTCGATCATCTTCTGACAATGCCGGGAATCGGCAATATCCTGGCAATGACGATCATGCTCGAAGTCGGGGATATCAATCGTTTTCCAAAGGCTGGCAACTATGCCTCCTATTGTCGCTGCGTCAAAAGCGAGAGACTATCCAATGAGAAGAAAAAGGGAGTCGGAAACCGTAAAAACGGAAATAAATATTTGGCCTGGGCCTATGTTGAGGCCGCCAATTTTGCCATTCGCTATAATCCAAAAGCCGCTCGATTTTATGACCGGAAAGCGGCCCGAACCAACAATACCGTTGCAAGAAAAGCCCTGGCCAACAAAATGGCCAGAGCATCTTACTACATCATGAGAGACCGAGTAGCTTATGACGAAAAAAAGATTTTCAAGTAA
- a CDS encoding bifunctional riboflavin kinase/FAD synthetase → MQIIQDIETIKEPFKSAVITIGNFDGVHIGHQALFHAVIERAEAMDGTAIAMTFDPHPIRVIKRNGNPPLITLYEQKAELIEKAGIDVLICIPFTMDFAALSARTFVEEILVKRIGMKAIVVGQDYTFGNRREGNVELLKQYAAELGFEVIVAEWIQSTNADNDRISSTAIRELVMEGDMEKAGKMLGRNYQIRGTVARGRDRGGKLLGIPTANINLQDELCPKAGVYAVIVNYDGQRYPGVANIGYSPTFDDHVFTVEAHILDFKKDIYGKKIMVNFVQRLRGEIKFSGIDELIEQIGRDIAKAREILAPHFKA, encoded by the coding sequence ATGCAAATTATACAAGATATCGAAACCATAAAGGAACCGTTTAAATCCGCAGTCATCACCATCGGTAATTTCGACGGGGTTCACATCGGCCACCAGGCCCTTTTTCACGCAGTCATCGAACGGGCCGAGGCCATGGACGGGACGGCCATCGCCATGACCTTCGATCCCCATCCCATCCGGGTCATCAAACGCAACGGGAATCCGCCCCTGATCACCCTGTACGAACAAAAAGCGGAACTGATCGAAAAGGCCGGCATCGACGTGCTGATCTGCATCCCCTTCACCATGGATTTCGCGGCCCTGTCGGCGCGAACCTTCGTCGAGGAAATCCTGGTCAAGCGCATCGGCATGAAGGCCATTGTCGTGGGCCAGGACTACACTTTCGGCAACCGGCGCGAAGGCAACGTGGAACTGTTGAAACAATACGCTGCCGAACTGGGCTTCGAGGTGATCGTAGCCGAATGGATTCAATCCACCAATGCGGACAACGATCGCATCAGCAGCACGGCCATTCGCGAACTGGTGATGGAAGGCGATATGGAAAAAGCCGGCAAGATGCTGGGCCGCAATTACCAGATCCGCGGCACCGTGGCCCGCGGCCGGGATCGGGGGGGCAAACTGCTGGGCATCCCCACCGCCAACATCAACCTGCAGGACGAGTTGTGTCCCAAGGCCGGCGTCTACGCCGTGATCGTAAACTACGACGGCCAGCGCTACCCGGGCGTAGCCAACATCGGCTACAGCCCCACGTTCGACGACCACGTCTTTACGGTGGAAGCCCACATCCTGGACTTCAAGAAAGATATCTATGGCAAAAAAATCATGGTCAACTTCGTCCAGCGCCTCCGGGGCGAGATCAAGTTCTCCGGCATCGACGAACTGATCGAGCAGATCGGCCGGGACATTGCCAAGGCCAGGGAAATTCTGGCGCCGCATTTCAAAGCCTGA
- the fmt gene encoding methionyl-tRNA formyltransferase, giving the protein MNGTLKIVYMGTPDFAVPPLRALHESGYQVVAVVTQPDRPKGRGRKLAPPPVKKTAAAFGIQVIQPETVRSDDFHQRMRQLAPDLFVVVAFGQILAPSLLAIPSMGAVNVHASLLPRHRGAAPIQWAIIEGDAETGVTTMMMDKGMDTGDILLMEKTPIAAEETAVELHDRLSEMGAPLLLETLKRLQTGDLTPIPQNPAKATYAPMLKKTDGEIDWSQPAERIARRIRGMTPWPGAYTFSDGMRLKIFKARVLERDISVPPGTILECMPGELRVATGKSALAISEIQGKSGKRMPIDDFLCGCRLPDGTCLG; this is encoded by the coding sequence GTGAATGGTACCCTGAAAATCGTGTACATGGGAACACCGGATTTCGCGGTTCCGCCGCTGCGGGCCTTACATGAAAGCGGCTATCAGGTTGTGGCAGTGGTGACCCAGCCCGACCGGCCCAAAGGCCGCGGCCGCAAGCTCGCCCCGCCGCCGGTAAAAAAAACCGCAGCGGCGTTCGGGATTCAAGTAATCCAGCCCGAAACCGTGCGCAGCGATGACTTCCACCAGCGCATGCGCCAACTGGCCCCGGACCTGTTCGTGGTGGTGGCCTTCGGCCAGATCCTGGCTCCTTCCCTGCTGGCAATTCCATCCATGGGCGCCGTCAACGTGCATGCATCCCTGTTGCCCCGCCACCGCGGCGCCGCCCCCATCCAATGGGCCATCATCGAGGGAGACGCGGAAACCGGCGTGACCACAATGATGATGGACAAGGGCATGGATACCGGCGACATCCTGCTGATGGAAAAGACCCCCATCGCCGCGGAGGAAACCGCCGTCGAGCTTCACGACCGCCTCAGCGAAATGGGCGCACCGCTGCTTCTCGAAACGCTGAAACGCCTTCAGACCGGCGACTTGACGCCTATTCCGCAGAACCCGGCAAAGGCCACCTACGCGCCCATGCTGAAGAAAACGGACGGCGAAATCGACTGGTCCCAACCGGCCGAACGCATCGCCCGCCGAATACGGGGTATGACGCCCTGGCCGGGGGCCTATACTTTCAGCGACGGCATGCGCCTGAAAATATTCAAGGCCCGCGTACTGGAGCGGGACATCAGCGTTCCACCAGGCACCATTTTGGAGTGCATGCCCGGAGAACTGCGCGTCGCCACCGGCAAGTCCGCCCTGGCTATCAGCGAAATCCAGGGCAAATCCGGCAAGCGCATGCCCATCGACGATTTCCTTTGCGGGTGTCGATTGCCCGATGGGACGTGTCTGGGGTAA
- a CDS encoding site-specific integrase: MSTTRSPSYLLQTPQTGCFYFRMRVPLDLQPYIGKKELRASLKTGYLADAKSKSMLIAGRMHQLFRRIRGGYSNDMSELDQSKINAIIRGFIKDSLDEEEEVRINRQRPLTEEEIDQRASFLGSLEADSREALAKSDFRPAENITDETIQQQGLDIEKGSTDYRTLSRELMKAQIAVLEVEQKRVYGWYDSPQEASLLESYDLNPRSGEKQGHRSGFEQPQQPRQTSATMKQAGKDFWNEYNHGWKPRSRTDYKNVIEQIVKGLGPNTQLHTVDYNRVKEFRQGLRDGSLTKYGKPLSIARVNFIMATVQRIFDLAMKQDKDLDRINPADGLQLRDKRKVSEKRDVFTKEDLQKLFVDSKEYGRNRHTKAPNFWVPLLGLYTGARMEELCQLLIEDIVKRDGVWCIDIRDDNAERKSVKTGERRIVPLHPFLVEDLRFPEYVHNIPESKGKRIFHELKYVNNRWGHGFGQWFSRFKQRAGIDAPAGMKSFHSFRHTLINQLKQSGADPQYVKEFVGHQTGKDITWGLYGKSFQPAKLMEKVVSKLNYPIDLSHLKASKWVPTSRKAGE; the protein is encoded by the coding sequence ATGTCAACCACCCGATCCCCTTCCTATCTGCTCCAGACTCCCCAAACTGGCTGTTTCTATTTCAGAATGAGGGTCCCCCTTGACCTTCAGCCATACATCGGTAAAAAGGAACTCCGTGCATCCCTGAAGACCGGATATCTGGCTGACGCCAAATCCAAGTCAATGCTGATTGCCGGTAGGATGCACCAACTATTTCGTAGAATCAGAGGAGGTTACAGTAACGATATGAGTGAACTCGACCAATCCAAAATCAATGCCATCATCAGGGGATTCATTAAGGACTCATTGGACGAGGAGGAAGAGGTCCGTATCAACCGTCAGAGACCACTCACCGAGGAGGAAATTGACCAGAGGGCCAGCTTCCTTGGGTCCCTTGAAGCTGACAGCCGTGAAGCTCTGGCAAAGTCCGATTTCAGACCAGCCGAAAACATCACCGATGAGACCATCCAGCAGCAGGGACTCGACATTGAAAAAGGGTCCACTGACTATCGGACCCTGTCCAGGGAACTCATGAAGGCTCAGATTGCAGTCCTTGAGGTCGAACAAAAACGGGTCTATGGATGGTATGATTCACCCCAGGAGGCGTCTCTCCTTGAATCTTACGACCTCAACCCCCGGTCAGGTGAAAAGCAGGGACACAGGAGCGGATTTGAACAGCCACAGCAACCACGGCAGACCTCAGCAACCATGAAGCAGGCTGGTAAGGACTTCTGGAACGAATACAACCATGGATGGAAACCAAGGTCCCGCACTGACTATAAGAACGTGATAGAGCAGATCGTCAAAGGATTGGGTCCCAACACCCAACTGCACACCGTTGATTATAATCGGGTGAAGGAATTCAGGCAGGGCCTCAGGGACGGTTCTTTGACCAAATATGGTAAGCCGCTGTCCATTGCCAGGGTCAACTTTATCATGGCTACCGTTCAGCGCATCTTTGACCTTGCCATGAAGCAGGATAAGGACCTTGACCGCATCAATCCTGCTGATGGTCTACAACTGAGGGACAAACGGAAGGTCAGCGAAAAGAGGGACGTCTTTACTAAAGAGGACCTGCAAAAGCTGTTCGTTGATTCCAAAGAATATGGCAGGAACAGACACACCAAAGCTCCCAACTTTTGGGTCCCGTTGCTTGGTCTTTACACAGGGGCCAGGATGGAAGAGCTTTGCCAGCTTCTGATTGAGGATATTGTCAAACGTGATGGTGTCTGGTGCATCGACATCAGAGACGACAATGCAGAGCGTAAGTCCGTCAAGACAGGGGAAAGGCGTATTGTCCCCCTGCATCCCTTCCTTGTCGAGGACCTCCGGTTTCCTGAGTATGTCCACAACATTCCGGAATCCAAAGGGAAGAGGATATTCCATGAACTCAAGTACGTGAACAACCGATGGGGCCATGGGTTTGGCCAGTGGTTCAGCAGATTCAAGCAACGTGCTGGCATCGATGCACCAGCAGGGATGAAGTCCTTTCACTCCTTCAGGCACACACTCATCAACCAATTGAAGCAGAGCGGGGCCGATCCACAATACGTCAAGGAATTCGTAGGGCATCAGACCGGTAAAGACATCACATGGGGTCTGTACGGGAAGTCATTCCAGCCAGCCAAGCTCATGGAAAAAGTGGTCTCAAAGCTGAACTATCCGATTGACCTCAGCCATCTGAAGGCCAGCAAATGGGTCCCTACAAGCAGGAAGGCAGGTGAATAG
- the gspG gene encoding type II secretion system major pseudopilin GspG — protein MNRISNTDFGDRRGFTLIELMVVIVILGILAGLIVPRIMSRPEQAKRLKARMQIESISTALKLYKLDNGSYPTTEQGLQALVEQPSSGTIPKNWRKGGYLEKGKVPKDPWENEFIYLCPGIHDDFDLISYGADGSSGGEEKNADINSWETDS, from the coding sequence ATGAATCGTATCAGCAACACTGATTTTGGCGATCGCCGCGGGTTCACCCTGATCGAACTGATGGTGGTCATCGTCATTCTCGGCATCCTGGCCGGCCTGATCGTTCCCCGCATCATGAGCCGGCCGGAACAGGCCAAGCGCCTCAAGGCCAGAATGCAGATCGAAAGCATTTCCACAGCCCTGAAACTTTACAAGCTGGACAATGGCAGCTACCCCACCACCGAACAGGGGTTGCAGGCCCTGGTGGAGCAGCCCTCCTCCGGCACCATCCCCAAAAACTGGCGCAAGGGCGGCTACCTGGAAAAAGGCAAAGTGCCCAAGGACCCCTGGGAAAACGAATTCATCTACCTCTGCCCGGGCATCCACGACGATTTCGACCTGATCTCCTACGGTGCCGACGGCTCGTCCGGCGGTGAAGAGAAAAACGCCGACATCAACAGCTGGGAAACCGATTCCTGA
- a CDS encoding prepilin-type N-terminal cleavage/methylation domain-containing protein: MVTMPFSGRDYRISLQPSAGHSNAGFTLMEVIVALSVVAIALLAIYRMHTQTLFMDARGRFDSVAVMLARQKLAEMETVDPAEFTGDSGDFGSDHPGYTWKIETEDIESDLIRDDGPVLRKIVLTIGMNEDESLFQLTTYRHLYEK; this comes from the coding sequence ATGGTAACCATGCCGTTTTCCGGCCGCGATTACCGCATTTCGCTTCAGCCTTCAGCCGGCCACTCGAATGCCGGATTCACCCTCATGGAGGTGATCGTGGCCCTGTCCGTGGTGGCCATTGCGCTTTTGGCCATCTACCGCATGCACACCCAAACCCTGTTCATGGACGCAAGGGGCCGTTTCGACAGCGTGGCGGTCATGCTGGCCCGCCAGAAGCTGGCGGAAATGGAGACCGTTGATCCGGCCGAATTTACCGGCGACAGCGGCGATTTCGGCTCCGACCATCCGGGGTATACCTGGAAAATCGAAACCGAAGACATCGAATCCGACCTGATCCGGGACGACGGGCCGGTTCTCCGGAAAATCGTGCTGACCATCGGGATGAACGAAGACGAATCCCTTTTTCAGCTGACCACCTACAGGCACCTGTATGAAAAATAG
- the def gene encoding peptide deformylase: MTVLDILTYPDKVLKQKTAPVENIDGALQTVFENMATTMYQAPGVGLAAPQVGISRSFIVYDIASKEDGHDLHVLVNPRIISREGEILSENEGCLSVPDFRADVKRAERVLVEGVDRDGNPLRFEADGLLAIVIQHELDHLDGTLFIDRISALKRQMYKRRVKKEMKNR, translated from the coding sequence GTGACTGTATTAGACATTTTGACCTATCCGGATAAGGTTCTGAAGCAAAAGACCGCACCGGTCGAAAACATTGACGGGGCTCTGCAGACCGTCTTCGAGAACATGGCCACGACCATGTACCAGGCCCCCGGCGTAGGCCTGGCCGCCCCCCAGGTGGGCATCAGCCGGAGCTTTATCGTCTACGACATCGCTTCCAAAGAAGATGGCCACGACCTGCACGTGCTGGTGAATCCCAGGATCATCTCCAGGGAGGGAGAAATCCTGTCGGAAAACGAGGGCTGCCTGAGCGTGCCCGACTTCAGGGCTGACGTCAAACGGGCCGAGCGCGTCCTGGTGGAGGGCGTGGACCGGGACGGCAACCCGCTGCGCTTCGAGGCCGACGGGCTTCTGGCCATTGTCATCCAGCATGAGTTGGACCACCTGGACGGCACCCTGTTCATCGATCGCATCAGCGCCCTGAAACGGCAGATGTACAAGCGCCGGGTCAAAAAGGAGATGAAGAACCGGTGA
- a CDS encoding type II secretion system protein GspJ, translating into MKNSQQFGKPAGSWAARGFTLLEIMVAIFIFAVVITTVFGSFRAVFSSADAVGGDVKTFATARTCLGRMAKDLAALQVTHYPRYEAPEFNDPPDPYRLVGDATDLAGTQFGRLRFASVAHLALNRDPRMGVCRIVYYVHPKDDDTLVLRRADHLYPFPDFEESEYDPILCDNVLALEFGYLDAEGEMNDSWDSDSTDTDYATPRAVEVRLTVGTRERSRTFTTRIPLYAFREAKE; encoded by the coding sequence ATGAAAAATAGCCAACAGTTTGGCAAACCGGCAGGCAGTTGGGCGGCCCGAGGCTTCACCCTGCTGGAAATCATGGTGGCCATTTTCATCTTCGCCGTGGTAATCACCACCGTGTTCGGCTCTTTCCGGGCCGTCTTTTCCAGCGCCGACGCCGTGGGCGGCGATGTGAAGACCTTTGCAACGGCCCGCACCTGCCTCGGACGCATGGCCAAGGATCTGGCGGCCCTGCAGGTCACCCATTATCCCCGCTACGAAGCGCCCGAATTCAACGATCCACCGGATCCCTATCGCCTGGTCGGCGATGCCACCGACCTGGCCGGCACCCAATTCGGCCGGCTACGGTTCGCCTCCGTGGCCCATCTGGCCTTAAACCGCGACCCGCGCATGGGTGTGTGCCGGATCGTCTACTACGTGCACCCCAAGGACGACGACACCCTGGTGCTGCGACGCGCCGACCACCTTTACCCGTTTCCCGATTTCGAGGAGAGCGAGTACGACCCGATCTTATGCGACAATGTCCTGGCCCTCGAATTCGGCTACCTGGATGCCGAAGGCGAAATGAATGACAGCTGGGATTCGGATTCGACCGACACCGACTATGCCACGCCCCGCGCCGTCGAAGTGCGCCTGACAGTCGGCACCCGGGAACGGTCGCGGACGTTTACCACAAGGATACCCCTGTATGCCTTTCGCGAAGCCAAGGAATGA
- the rsmB gene encoding 16S rRNA (cytosine(967)-C(5))-methyltransferase RsmB — protein sequence MADSQHRPAPRPDKSNRSTADARAAALRILERLDSCSDTLDSVLETEAIMIDALPRRDRALFNQLVYGVLRWRLQLDAIISAHASRPLNKIAPTVRNILRLGLFQIRFLDRIPASAAVNTTVALAKTHRAAKAAGFVNAVLRSALRAPDRDGLPDAAADPVGHLSVSQSMPRWLVDRWIDRLGPDEAALLCESVNAIPPTVLRCNPLKNSPTELVEALAPDAERVELIAAVPGALQLIRPRRAIHRMQAFADGRFSVQDGAAQLVSLLFDPKPGETLLDACAGLGGKTTHLAQLMENRGRIVALDHVATKLARLETEARRLGIDIIETRRADLNRPLDPSDLPRFDRILLDAPCSGLGVLRRNPDAKWSSLKKDIAGFARRQARFLERLAPLVKEQGTLVFAVCSMEPEENESVVTQFLKKHPNFAITAVEAITEKSMLPFLGADGFFRTAPHTHYMDGFFAARLTRMC from the coding sequence ATGGCCGACTCCCAACACCGCCCTGCCCCGCGCCCGGACAAATCCAACCGATCTACTGCCGACGCCCGTGCAGCCGCCCTGCGTATTCTCGAACGCCTGGACAGCTGTTCGGACACCCTGGACAGTGTTCTCGAAACCGAAGCAATCATGATCGACGCATTGCCGCGCCGGGACCGTGCCCTTTTCAACCAGCTGGTTTACGGGGTGCTGCGCTGGCGGCTGCAGCTGGATGCCATTATTTCCGCCCACGCCAGCCGCCCCTTGAACAAAATCGCACCGACCGTGCGCAACATCCTGCGCCTGGGCCTTTTCCAGATCCGGTTTCTGGACCGCATCCCGGCCTCGGCGGCGGTGAACACCACCGTGGCGCTGGCCAAAACCCACCGGGCGGCCAAGGCCGCAGGCTTCGTCAACGCCGTATTGCGCAGCGCCTTAAGGGCCCCCGACCGCGACGGCCTTCCCGATGCGGCTGCCGACCCGGTCGGCCATCTGTCCGTTTCCCAATCCATGCCGCGCTGGCTGGTCGACCGCTGGATCGACCGCCTGGGGCCGGATGAGGCCGCTTTGCTGTGCGAATCCGTCAACGCCATCCCGCCCACCGTTCTGCGCTGCAATCCCTTGAAAAACAGCCCTACCGAGCTGGTGGAGGCTCTGGCTCCGGATGCCGAACGGGTCGAGCTTATAGCGGCGGTTCCCGGCGCCCTCCAGCTGATTCGACCGCGCCGGGCCATCCACCGCATGCAGGCCTTTGCTGACGGCCGCTTTTCGGTCCAGGATGGCGCGGCCCAGCTGGTTTCCCTGCTGTTCGACCCCAAGCCGGGAGAAACCTTACTGGATGCCTGCGCAGGCCTTGGGGGCAAGACCACCCATCTGGCCCAGTTGATGGAAAACCGCGGCCGAATCGTGGCCCTGGACCATGTCGCCACCAAGCTTGCTCGTCTGGAAACAGAAGCCCGGCGCCTGGGGATTGACATCATCGAAACCCGACGCGCGGACCTGAACCGACCGCTGGATCCGTCCGATCTGCCCCGGTTCGACCGCATCCTGCTGGACGCACCCTGCTCGGGCCTGGGGGTGCTGCGCCGCAATCCCGACGCCAAATGGTCTTCACTTAAAAAGGATATTGCCGGATTCGCCCGGCGGCAGGCCCGCTTCCTGGAACGCCTGGCTCCTTTGGTCAAAGAGCAGGGGACCCTGGTTTTTGCCGTATGCAGCATGGAGCCCGAAGAAAATGAATCGGTCGTCACACAATTTTTGAAAAAGCACCCGAATTTTGCTATAACCGCTGTTGAGGCGATTACAGAGAAATCGATGCTTCCGTTTCTGGGAGCGGACGGTTTCTTTCGCACCGCTCCCCACACCCATTATATGGACGGCTTTTTCGCAGCACGGCTTACGCGCATGTGCTGA